One Elaeis guineensis isolate ETL-2024a chromosome 10, EG11, whole genome shotgun sequence genomic window carries:
- the LOC105053143 gene encoding DNA-directed RNA polymerases II, IV and V subunit 11 isoform X2, which produces MNAPDRYERFVVPEGTKKVSYERDTKIVNAASFTIEREDHTIGNILRMQLHRDPNVLFAGYKLPHPLQYKIVVRIHTTSQSSPTQAYSQAIEDLDKELLHLKKAFEDEKNRLEGKPYY; this is translated from the exons ATGAATGCCCCGGATCGTTACGAACGCTTTGTTGTCCCCGAAGGCACGAAGAA GGTATCCTATGAGAGAGACACCAAGATTGTCAATGCCGCTTCCTTCACCATTGAGAGGGAAGACCACACCATTGGCAACATCCTTAGAAT GCAGTTGCATAGGGATCCAAATGTGCTTTTCGCTGGTTACAAGCTTCCGCATCCACTGCAATACAAGATCGTTGTCAGG ATACACACCACAAGCCAGTCATCACCAACCCAGGCATACTCTCAGGCCATTGAGGATCTTGACAAGGAGCTGCTTCATCTGAAGAAAGCGTTTGAG GATGAAAAGAACAGACTTGAAGGAAAGCCTTACTACTAG
- the LOC105053143 gene encoding DNA-directed RNA polymerases II, IV and V subunit 11 isoform X1: MNAPDRYERFVVPEGTKKVSYERDTKIVNAASFTIEREDHTIGNILRMQLHRDPNVLFAGYKLPHPLQYKIVVRIHTTSQSSPTQAYSQAIEDLDKELLHLKKAFEHSSLLCYNAWHLMQAQMIGCLLMMNNRSSNSFPLYFYFKDIQ, from the exons ATGAATGCCCCGGATCGTTACGAACGCTTTGTTGTCCCCGAAGGCACGAAGAA GGTATCCTATGAGAGAGACACCAAGATTGTCAATGCCGCTTCCTTCACCATTGAGAGGGAAGACCACACCATTGGCAACATCCTTAGAAT GCAGTTGCATAGGGATCCAAATGTGCTTTTCGCTGGTTACAAGCTTCCGCATCCACTGCAATACAAGATCGTTGTCAGG ATACACACCACAAGCCAGTCATCACCAACCCAGGCATACTCTCAGGCCATTGAGGATCTTGACAAGGAGCTGCTTCATCTGAAGAAAGCGTTTGAG CATTCTTCCCTTTTATGCTACAATGCGTGGCACTTGATGCAGGCCCAGATGATTGGTTGCTTGTTGATGATGAATAACAGAAGTTCAAATTCATTTCCACTCTATTTCTACTTCAAAGATATCCAATAG
- the LOC105053144 gene encoding LOW QUALITY PROTEIN: uncharacterized protein (The sequence of the model RefSeq protein was modified relative to this genomic sequence to represent the inferred CDS: inserted 1 base in 1 codon) has product MANSVDVVLDFLRRNRFTKAEAALRGELSSRPDLNGSLQECLSIEKEEAREASIAAANARKVGAAMHSGDSSKELIIKEVEVRSIGNGSGSKKGVVLDQGIDSSDLYPWNYCSIDGPADPFSKDTDKIANNFSDLLISGRRKYWSGPMVSDKRDVAVGTEPEFFMEHRSSCIRGTGKSKVEVEPVIHQMSEYGASGSYSKDNLLDNSWLKCEVTSKDCSVKTMFPFSGRDAPTSFDGSXSCSDDGKERRKKAESNDIHEVANEQLDNVSRTFQSGKSQERSEQKFISSFNLSLDVRNQKEELPRLPPVKLKSEDKPVPINWEEKSDHHGLGIKPLGADNTFSMGSFLDVPVGQEINLSGEKQPVSTSWLSISQGITEDTSDLVSGFATVGDESVDYPNEYWDSDEYDDDDDVGYTRQPIEDETWFLSHEIDYPCDDEKGTGHGSAPDQLDRLPMKDEDDEQSFAEEDSYFSGGQYLHTKNVEQVAALEDPMAYVTSDMYGRTAENDLIAQYDGQLMDVEELNLMRAEPVWQGFVTKSDELIMLENGKVLNEYEQPKPNDLCIDDDQLGSVRSIGVGINSDAADIGSEVRDSLVGGSSEGDIEYFHDHDVGMGGIRQSQPGTNKSYLFQKKMDKMKKTKQKSDIYVMALEKGFFPMGMDYRDGGFSFRPPSGTRDMLCPDSANTLWSTKGNAVDGDDDEPAIGTSTDDMLATWRQKSSDCSPTKSSKNEKIADAIRSRNSIVSSVSSYANAEREDGKKGHYEKAIDAIEEEQETGTTLEDEEAAAVQEQVRQIKSQEEEFETFDLKIVHRKNRTGFEEDKSFHVVLNSVIAGRYHVTEYLGSAAFSKAIQAHDLHTGMDVCVKIIKNNKDFFDQSLDEIKLLKFVNKNDPADKYHILRLYDYFYYREHLLIVCELLKANLYEFHKFNREAGGEVYFTMPRLQSITIQCLEALQFLHGLGLIHCDLKPENILIKSYSRCEVKVIDLGSSCFRTDHLCSYVQSRSYRAPEVILGLPYDEKIDIWSLGCILAELCTGNVLFTNDSPATLLARVIGIIGSIDQVMLAKGRDTYKYFTKSYMLYERNQETNRLEYLFPKRTSIRHRLPMGDQGFIDFVAYLLEINPEKRPTASEALKHPWLSYPYEPISS; this is encoded by the exons ATGGCGAACTCGGTCGACGTGGTGTTGGATTTTTTGAGGAGAAATCGGTTTACAAAGGCTGAAGCTGCTCTGCGAGGAGAACTCAGTAGCCGGCCGGATCTGAACGGGTCCCTACAAGAATGCCTTTCGATAGAGAAGGAAGAAGCGAGAGAAGCTAGCATAGCAGCTGCCAATGCAAGGAAAGTTGGTGCTGCTATGCATTCGGGAGACAGTTCTAAGGAGCTCATCATTAAGGAGGTTGAAGTAAGGAGTATTGGAAATGGGTCTGGAAGCAAGAAGGGTGTTGTTCTTGATCAGGGTATTGACTCATCAGATTTGTACCCTTGGAACTATTGCTCGATTGATGGTCCTGCTGATCCGTTCTCAAAGGATACCGACAAGATCGCGAACAACTTCTCTGATCTCCTGATATCTGGTCGGAGAAAGTACTGGTCAGGTCCAATGGTGTCAGACAAGAGGGATGTTGCTGTTGGAACGGAGCCGGAATTTTTTATGGAGCATAGGAGTTCTTGCATCAGGGGCACGGGTAAATCAAAGGTTGAAGTAGAGCCTGTCATCCATCAGATGAGTGAATATGGAGCCAGTGGTTCTTACTCCAAGGATAATTTGCTGGATAACTCATGGCTGAAATGTGAGGTGACGTCGAAGGACTGTTCTGTGAAAACAATGTTTCCTTTTTCTGGTCGGGATGCGCCAACAAGCTTTGATGGTA CTAGTTGTAGTGATGATggaaaagagaggaggaagaaagcaGAAAGCAATGATATCCATGAAGTAGCAAATGAACAGCTAGATAATGTGAGTAGGACTTTCCAGTCTGGGAAGTCTCAAGAAAGATCAGAGCAAAAGTTTATCAGTAGCTTTAACTTATCACTTGATGTGCGGAATCAAAAGGAAGAGCTGCCCCGGCTGCCTCCTGTTAAGCTCAAGTCTGAGGATAAGCCAGTACCTATTAATTGGGAGGAAAAGTCTGATCATCATGGATTGGGCATAAAGCCTCTTGGTGCAGATAACACCTTCTCGATGGGCTCTTTTCTTGATGTGCCTGTTGGCCAAGAGATTAACCTTTCAG GTGAAAAGCAACCTGTCAGTACTAGTTGGCTTTCCATAAGCCAAGGAATTACTGAAGATACTTCTGATTTAGTATCTGGTTTTGCTACTGTTGGTGATGAATCAGTTGACTATCCAAATGAATATTGGGATTCTGATGaatatgatgatgatgatgatgttggCTACACAAGACAACCAATAGAAGATGAAACTTGGTTTCTATCTCATGAAATTGACTATCCATGTGACGATGAAAAAGGAACAGGACATGGTAGTGCTCCTGATCAGCTGGATCGACTTCCAATGAAGGATGAAGATGATGAGCAATCTTTTGCTGAAGAAGACTCCTACTTCTCAGGGGGGCAGTATCTCCATACAAAAAATGTAGAACAAGTTGCTGCTTTGGAGGATCCCATGGCATACGTGACATCTGACATGTATGGTAGAACAGCTGAAAATGATTTAATAGCTCAGTATGATGGGCAATTGATGGATGTCGAAGAACTTAACTTAATGCGTGCAGAACCAGTTTGGCAGGGCTTTGTTACCAAAAGTGATGAACTGATTATGTTAGAAAATGGGAAAGTTCTGAATGAGTACGAGCAGCCTAAGCCTAATGATCTCTGCATAGATGATGATCAGCTTGGTTCCGTCAGATCCATTGGTGTGGGCATTAATAGTGATGCTGCTGATATCGGCAGTGAAGTCCGTGACAGTTTGGTTGGAGGAAGTAGCGAAGGAGACATAGAATACTTTCATGATCATGACGTTGGTATGGGTGGTATCAGACAGTCTCAGCCTGGCACAAATAAGAGTTATTTATTTCAGAAAAAGATGGACAAAATGAAGAAAACTAAACAAAAGTCGGATATATATGTCATGGCTCTTGAAAAGGGCTTTTTCCCGATGGGCATGGATTATAGAGATGGTGGATTTTCTTTTCGACCGCCTTCAGGAACTAGAGATATGTTGTGCCCTGATTCTGCTAATACTCTATGGTCAACCAAGGGTAATGCTGTTGATGGTGATGATGATGAACCTGCCATTGGCACGAGTACTGATGATATGCTTGCCACATGGAGACAGAAAAGCAGTGATTGTTCACCAACAAAGAGCTCCAAGAATGAAAAAATTGCTGATGCTATAAGATCAAGAAACTCAATTGTGTCATCAGTATCAAGCTATGCTAATGCTGAGAGGGAGGATGGTAAGAAAGGTCATTATGAGAAAGCAATTGATGCAatagaagaagaacaagagaCTGGAACAACACTGGAGGATGAAGAAGCAGCTGCAGTACAGGAGCAAGTAAGACAGATCAAATCTCAGGAAGAGGAATTTGAAACCTTTGACCTCAAAATTGTGCATAGAAAAAACAG AACTGGTTTTGAGGAGGATAAAAGTTTCCATGTTGTGCTGAATTCAGTGATTGCGGGGCGTTATCATGTTACCGAATACCTGGGATCTGCTGCATTCAGCAAAGCTATTCAAGCGCATGACTTGCACACTGGCATGGATGTATGTGTGAAAATTATAAAGAACAACaaagatttttttgatcaaaGCCTTGATGAAATTAAACTTCTAAAATTTGTCAACAAGAATGATCCTGCTGACAAGTACCATATTTTGCGCCTTTATGATTACTTCTATTATCGG GAGCACTTGTTGATAGTTTGTGAACTTCTCAAGGCCAATTTATATGAGTTCCACAAGTTCAATAGAGAGGCTGGAGGGGAGGTTTATTTCACAATGCCAAGGCTGCAG TCAATTACCATTCAGTGTTTGGAGGCACTTCAATTTCTACATGGCCTTGGTCTTATCCATTGTGATTTGAAGCCTgagaatattttgataaaaagCTATAGTAGGTGTGAAGTGAAGGTCATTGACCTTGGTAGTAGTTGCTTCCGAACTGATCACCTATGTTCTTATGTACAGTCCCGATCTTATCGTGCACCTGAAGTCATCTTAGGCCTTCCATATGATGAAAAGATTGACATATGGTCGCTTGGATGCATCTTGGCTGAACTTTGTACTGGAAAT GTTCTCTTTACAAATGATTCTCCTGCAACTTTACTCGCCCGTGTTATTGGTATCATAGGCTCCATTGATCAAGTTATGCTTGCTAAGGGACGGGATACATACAAATATTTCACAAAAAGCTATATGTTGTATGAAAGAAATCAG GAAACCAATAGGCTGGAGTACTTGTTTCCAAAGAGGACATCAATACGGCACCGGCTGCCCATGGGTGACCAAGGCTTTATCGATTTTGTTGCTTATCTTCTTGAGATAAATCCTGAGAAGCGGCCAACAGCATCAGAAGCACTGAAACATCCTTGGCTATCTTATCCATACGAGCCCATATCATCCTGA